From one Candidatus Neomarinimicrobiota bacterium genomic stretch:
- a CDS encoding LysM peptidoglycan-binding domain-containing protein, whose product MKFINTSHMIWLAIVFGLILNTQGLAAGHAPMPSMVSMGQLIQPVLDLQDDDFLLEYFLQEAKRYYADARLMIVARDTLGVQFEVERLVATLAAIEEIDEPLPEEIRETVSGLSELASTDFNGLISEELQSLLGQPSLKDQLSRMSDLLDSLDSDVSFVVVDDRDGHLPLILNSRVKTMIKLLGERKHKEFQIWLDRYSQYASTIRPILASYGIPEELIYLAMIESGLNPKAYSYAHAVGPWQFISATGRRYGLKRDWWVDERRDFVKSTHAGAQYLKALYDEFDDWYLAMASYNTGESRVRRTIRREGHRDYWRMITLPRQTRNYVATVLAAAIICRDPESYGFTIKELTDWEYEIIEIDRSLDLDKIAYALRVDYQQLKAYNPELRQGVTPPSKTPYQLRVPLGKGDVLPKKMAAIPTSDKIDYQIHYVRRGETLSVIASRYNVSLTKLVQANRIKNRNRLSVGQKLVIPAPKRYTASTRRSKSSGSAPASSDYVKKVYRVKKGDTLGQIAENYRTTAKRIRYWNGLRYGEHIYPGQKLTLYTKKKNG is encoded by the coding sequence ATGAAATTTATTAACACTTCACACATGATTTGGCTGGCTATTGTCTTTGGCTTGATTCTCAATACACAGGGTCTGGCCGCGGGTCATGCACCTATGCCCAGTATGGTAAGTATGGGACAATTAATCCAGCCGGTATTGGATCTACAGGATGATGATTTTCTGCTGGAATATTTCCTGCAGGAAGCTAAACGCTATTATGCAGATGCACGTCTGATGATCGTAGCACGCGATACACTGGGGGTTCAGTTTGAAGTAGAACGTCTGGTTGCTACGCTGGCTGCCATCGAAGAAATAGATGAGCCCCTACCGGAAGAGATCCGGGAAACGGTTAGTGGGTTAAGCGAATTAGCTTCCACCGATTTTAACGGACTTATCAGTGAAGAACTACAGTCCTTATTGGGACAGCCTTCTTTAAAAGACCAACTTTCACGGATGAGTGATCTGCTGGATTCACTTGATTCTGATGTAAGCTTTGTGGTGGTTGACGATCGCGATGGTCATCTACCGCTTATTTTGAATAGCCGTGTAAAAACGATGATCAAATTATTGGGTGAAAGAAAACATAAAGAGTTCCAGATCTGGCTCGATCGATATTCTCAATATGCCAGTACCATTCGTCCTATCCTGGCTTCTTATGGTATTCCTGAAGAATTGATCTATTTGGCCATGATCGAATCAGGTCTAAATCCCAAAGCTTATTCCTATGCACACGCAGTGGGTCCCTGGCAATTTATTTCAGCCACGGGACGGAGATATGGGTTGAAGCGTGATTGGTGGGTAGATGAGCGACGGGATTTTGTTAAATCGACCCACGCCGGTGCTCAATATCTAAAAGCGCTATACGATGAATTCGATGATTGGTACCTGGCAATGGCCAGTTACAACACAGGTGAAAGTCGAGTCCGTCGGACGATCAGGCGTGAGGGTCATCGAGACTACTGGCGCATGATCACCTTACCCAGACAAACACGTAATTATGTAGCGACCGTTCTGGCGGCAGCCATCATTTGTCGTGATCCCGAGAGTTATGGATTTACGATCAAAGAACTTACTGATTGGGAATACGAGATCATTGAAATAGACCGCAGCCTGGATTTGGATAAGATCGCGTACGCGCTGCGAGTTGATTATCAACAATTAAAAGCCTATAACCCCGAGTTGCGTCAGGGGGTGACCCCACCTTCAAAAACACCCTACCAATTAAGGGTTCCACTTGGGAAAGGTGATGTCCTGCCAAAAAAGATGGCCGCCATTCCCACGTCAGACAAGATCGACTACCAAATTCATTATGTGCGTCGGGGCGAAACGCTTTCTGTTATTGCCAGCCGATACAATGTTTCGCTTACCAAACTGGTTCAGGCCAATCGGATCAAGAATCGAAACCGCCTGTCAGTTGGACAAAAATTGGTGATTCCAGCTCCCAAGCGTTATACAGCTTCCACTCGCAGGAGTAAATCCAGTGGATCTGCTCCCGCTTCCTCAGATTATGTAAAGAAAGTTTATCGGGTGAAGAAGGGGGACACACTGGGACAAATTGCCGAGAACTATCGCACGACGGCAAAACGCATCAGATACTGGAATGGGTTGCGTTATGGCGAACACATCTACCCTGGTCAAAAATTGACTCTCTACACCAAGAAAAAAAATGGATAG
- a CDS encoding sugar transferase, translated as MPRWLERILLIIADLIGINLSFLIIFMLRFESGMYENTIQLIWSDMQFPAILLSVFWLSLFLSNGLYKIQRVASRSDELINIVKFVFVGVFLLYLLTVDLDNPVTFGKSVLLFYGISLIIWISIGRLIIRSTHLNLLEKGKGLAPTLIVGLNRRGLMVQDAFFNRPRSGYKPVGFIKIDGEDWVEEEWLQIPVLGKLEDISDVIQNQDIGEVILALDHNHHDQTVDIIRLLQHHKVGIKTNPDMHDAISGFARTQQLHGIPLIDIMPNYMPLWERIVKRLFDLTVASLVLILTAPFLLIIAMFIKFNSKGPVLFAQERVGRDGKLFKVIKFRTMIQDAEAETGPVWATENDPRITSVGRIMRHLRLDELPQAINVLKNEMSLVGPRPEREFFVKQITELYPLYPRRHQVKPGITGWAQVKQGYDTTLEASRLKLKYDLFYLENISLRLDLKIIMYTVYVMFTGSGSR; from the coding sequence ATGCCTCGTTGGTTAGAAAGAATTCTACTTATAATTGCTGATCTCATTGGGATCAACTTGAGCTTTTTGATCATTTTTATGCTCAGATTCGAATCCGGGATGTATGAGAATACGATTCAGCTGATATGGTCAGATATGCAATTCCCAGCCATCCTGCTGTCAGTGTTCTGGCTGTCGCTCTTTTTGTCGAATGGACTTTATAAGATCCAAAGGGTAGCCTCCAGATCTGATGAGTTGATCAATATTGTCAAATTTGTTTTTGTCGGTGTTTTCCTGCTTTATCTGCTAACTGTGGATCTTGATAATCCGGTCACTTTTGGGAAGAGTGTGCTTCTATTCTATGGGATATCATTGATCATTTGGATCAGCATTGGGCGGTTGATCATTCGCTCAACTCACCTCAATCTACTTGAAAAGGGTAAAGGCCTGGCTCCCACATTGATCGTTGGTCTGAATAGGCGAGGACTGATGGTTCAGGACGCTTTCTTTAATCGGCCCAGATCCGGTTATAAACCAGTTGGTTTCATTAAAATTGATGGAGAAGACTGGGTGGAAGAAGAATGGCTTCAAATTCCTGTTCTAGGCAAGCTTGAAGATATTTCAGATGTGATCCAGAACCAGGATATTGGAGAAGTGATCCTGGCATTGGACCATAATCATCACGATCAAACCGTGGATATTATTCGACTACTCCAGCATCATAAGGTCGGGATAAAAACCAATCCTGATATGCATGATGCCATATCCGGTTTTGCCCGGACCCAGCAGCTTCATGGAATACCCCTGATAGATATCATGCCGAACTATATGCCGCTTTGGGAACGAATTGTTAAGCGACTTTTTGACCTTACCGTGGCTTCCCTCGTATTGATCCTGACCGCTCCATTTCTGCTAATCATTGCCATGTTCATCAAGTTCAACTCAAAAGGTCCTGTTTTATTTGCTCAGGAACGGGTGGGCAGAGATGGAAAACTTTTTAAGGTGATCAAGTTCCGCACCATGATCCAGGACGCTGAGGCAGAAACGGGACCGGTATGGGCTACCGAAAATGACCCCCGCATTACCAGTGTGGGTCGGATAATGCGTCATTTGCGTCTGGATGAGTTGCCCCAGGCCATCAACGTTCTGAAAAATGAGATGAGTCTGGTGGGTCCACGACCAGAGCGTGAGTTTTTTGTAAAACAGATCACAGAGCTGTACCCATTGTATCCTCGTAGACATCAGGTGAAACCAGGCATTACTGGCTGGGCTCAGGTAAAACAGGGGTATGACACCACTCTGGAGGCTTCACGTCTAAAATTAAAGTATGATCTTTTCTACCTGGAGAATATTTCTTTAAGGCTGGATCTCAAGATCATTATGTATACAGTGTACGTGATGTTTACCGGGTCGGGGAGTAGGTAG
- the sppA gene encoding signal peptide peptidase SppA has product MDRPYQKRNRIYGALLIIVLVILVFMVSRKNSGKPWFDRQSRIAVHSLEGEISSSRKWIATLKEFSNNEQVAAILIPINSPGGQVAPSQELYHAIREVREKSDKPIFVSMSSVAASGGYYAALGADTIYANAGTLTGSIGVIMQFPVYSDLMEKIGIGMRVVKSQEFKDAGSPFREMTAREQAYYQELIDDVYDQFTEVVSRERGIDEINMQSLANGKVFTGRQAYKNGLVDTVGTFEDARRALCVLTGIPEDSPLLFPVEPRRSWWTILKEDVSTALPGWESSESIKLQYRIPY; this is encoded by the coding sequence ATGGATAGACCCTACCAGAAGAGAAATCGCATCTACGGCGCTCTGTTAATTATCGTGTTGGTGATACTGGTATTCATGGTTTCACGTAAGAACAGTGGTAAACCATGGTTCGACCGTCAAAGTCGTATTGCTGTGCACTCATTGGAAGGTGAGATCAGTTCTTCTCGAAAATGGATCGCCACCTTAAAGGAGTTCTCAAATAATGAACAGGTCGCTGCAATATTGATTCCCATCAATTCGCCGGGTGGGCAGGTAGCACCCTCTCAGGAACTTTACCATGCCATTAGAGAAGTGCGTGAGAAGAGTGATAAACCAATCTTTGTGAGTATGTCGAGTGTGGCGGCTTCAGGGGGTTATTATGCTGCTTTAGGAGCAGACACCATCTATGCCAACGCCGGCACTCTTACCGGGAGTATTGGAGTCATTATGCAGTTTCCGGTTTACTCGGATTTGATGGAAAAGATCGGTATTGGCATGCGGGTGGTCAAATCTCAAGAATTTAAAGATGCTGGCTCGCCTTTTCGAGAGATGACGGCCAGGGAGCAAGCTTATTATCAAGAACTGATAGATGATGTATATGATCAGTTCACCGAAGTGGTTTCTCGGGAGCGGGGAATCGATGAGATCAACATGCAATCGCTGGCCAATGGAAAAGTATTTACTGGGAGACAGGCCTACAAAAATGGATTGGTGGACACTGTTGGGACATTTGAAGATGCGCGACGAGCGCTTTGTGTGCTTACCGGCATTCCAGAAGATAGCCCGCTACTCTTTCCCGTAGAACCGAGACGCTCCTGGTGGACCATCCTTAAAGAAGACGTGAGTACAGCACTTCCTGGTTGGGAGTCCTCTGAAAGTATTAAGTTACAATACCGCATTCCCTATTAA
- a CDS encoding glycosyltransferase family 4 protein, protein MKILIITQYYPPEIGAAATRWSEYAGIMTSRGHQVTVLSELPNYPSGTIAAGYPKFKYFTEESTDPLLRVIRTPVWANPRKTTLQRLGFFISFMISATLRALLLPQYDLIIVSSPPLFVGLIATFLRPFKKAKYVLDLRDIWPESAQVLGEIKSERMLSFGRFLERMVYRSVDAFFLAVPGFRKYLAGRHPAQAAKLKLNLMNGVSKTFIDLVSNRTTSNNKKFTVLFSGNIGLAQGLETVLEAAKSLLPTDIIIKIIGDGAKRDALMLQAESMRLSNVTFISSMSRELLADQILSADICLVPLIKSPLFLNAIPSKMLEYMAAGKPVIVGIKGEVEKLLSDSGAGVSIDPENSSHLTEMILEYKNSPERVKAEGLSGSEYIQAKMTKEVMLEQAMVGLFEDK, encoded by the coding sequence ATGAAAATATTGATTATCACCCAATACTACCCTCCTGAAATTGGCGCAGCTGCCACCCGTTGGAGTGAATACGCCGGGATTATGACCTCACGGGGGCATCAGGTTACTGTGTTAAGTGAACTGCCAAATTATCCATCTGGTACTATTGCTGCGGGTTATCCCAAATTCAAATATTTTACGGAAGAAAGCACAGACCCGCTACTCAGGGTTATTCGAACACCCGTCTGGGCTAATCCTCGAAAAACCACTTTGCAGCGCCTGGGTTTCTTTATCAGCTTTATGATCTCTGCTACGCTCAGGGCACTCTTGCTTCCCCAATATGATCTGATCATTGTTTCCAGCCCACCATTATTTGTTGGTTTGATCGCAACATTTCTGAGACCATTCAAAAAGGCAAAATATGTTTTAGACCTACGAGATATCTGGCCTGAATCAGCCCAGGTTCTGGGTGAGATAAAATCTGAGCGAATGCTATCATTTGGGCGGTTTCTAGAAAGAATGGTCTATCGATCAGTCGATGCCTTTTTCCTGGCAGTTCCCGGGTTTCGGAAATATTTGGCTGGTCGACATCCAGCCCAGGCAGCTAAACTAAAATTGAACCTAATGAACGGTGTTAGCAAGACCTTCATCGATCTGGTCAGCAATAGAACAACGTCTAACAATAAGAAATTTACTGTTCTGTTTAGTGGTAATATTGGTCTGGCCCAGGGACTTGAAACGGTTCTGGAAGCAGCTAAATCATTACTCCCTACAGATATCATAATCAAGATCATTGGTGATGGTGCCAAGCGGGATGCTTTAATGCTACAAGCGGAATCCATGCGTTTAAGTAATGTTACCTTTATCTCATCAATGTCTCGGGAGTTGCTGGCTGACCAGATATTATCCGCTGATATTTGTCTCGTACCTTTGATCAAAAGCCCCCTTTTTCTTAACGCAATTCCTTCAAAGATGTTAGAATATATGGCTGCTGGGAAACCAGTGATCGTAGGAATCAAGGGCGAGGTTGAGAAGCTTTTGTCAGACTCAGGAGCTGGGGTCAGCATAGATCCAGAGAACTCTAGCCACCTGACTGAAATGATTCTTGAATATAAAAATAGCCCTGAACGTGTCAAAGCCGAGGGACTATCTGGGAGTGAGTATATTCAAGCCAAAATGACTAAAGAGGTTATGCTTGAGCAAGCCATGGTTGGCTTGTTTGAAGACAAATAG
- a CDS encoding DUF2851 family protein, with product MYTIMDVAGGNHIAEPTNFHWRDLEENLVNWWLQQSITRSDLMTADGEHLIVLDPGHLNDGAGPDILDCHLILDDRELAGPVEMHRRSKDWFGHKHHQDPHYQDVILHVVEEDQGGPDLPTLILPNQKGSKSFCLAERCVSQAELVQFAENRFRRKMNHLKALGSIDSDYDPLLLGLYEIILAGPHRHRSLQELALRLGLAAWPDSKVWQGSRQAYPGSGPSLQLLDRLIKNADLFEPLQRCLLKPAGWREWDTILSPLFSLGISRSQGREWVVNILAPHYGFDEGLGLWLRMTPFRHYGFEKWVCRNLGVTCAKTIAEQQALLEWRELLCVPGNCQACPLTHQTLAWFD from the coding sequence ATGTATACAATAATGGATGTGGCCGGTGGCAATCATATTGCTGAACCAACCAATTTCCATTGGAGAGATCTGGAAGAGAATCTGGTGAACTGGTGGCTTCAACAATCAATAACCCGGTCTGATCTTATGACAGCTGACGGCGAGCATCTCATCGTGTTAGATCCAGGGCATCTTAATGACGGAGCTGGACCTGATATCCTGGATTGTCATTTGATCCTGGATGATAGAGAGCTTGCTGGTCCGGTGGAAATGCACCGTCGGTCTAAAGACTGGTTCGGACACAAACATCACCAGGACCCCCATTATCAGGATGTTATTCTGCATGTTGTTGAGGAGGATCAAGGAGGTCCTGATCTCCCCACATTAATATTGCCGAATCAAAAAGGTTCGAAGTCATTTTGTCTGGCCGAACGATGCGTTTCTCAGGCAGAACTGGTTCAATTTGCCGAAAATCGCTTCAGGCGTAAAATGAATCATTTAAAAGCTCTTGGAAGCATAGACTCTGATTATGACCCGTTATTATTGGGTTTGTACGAGATCATACTGGCTGGTCCACATCGTCACCGATCGTTGCAGGAGCTGGCTCTGAGATTGGGGCTGGCAGCCTGGCCGGATTCCAAGGTGTGGCAAGGCAGTCGCCAGGCATACCCTGGATCGGGACCATCGTTACAGTTGCTGGATCGGTTGATCAAAAATGCAGATCTATTTGAACCGTTGCAGCGTTGCTTGCTGAAACCTGCTGGCTGGCGAGAGTGGGATACGATCCTAAGCCCGCTATTCAGTCTGGGTATTTCCAGAAGTCAAGGACGCGAATGGGTGGTGAATATTCTGGCTCCCCATTACGGCTTTGATGAAGGACTGGGACTATGGCTGAGAATGACCCCCTTCCGACACTATGGATTTGAGAAATGGGTGTGTAGAAATCTGGGAGTTACTTGTGCTAAAACCATTGCTGAACAACAGGCCCTGCTTGAGTGGCGGGAATTATTGTGCGTTCCAGGGAACTGCCAGGCTTGTCCTTTGACTCATCAGACCTTAGCTTGGTTTGATTAA
- a CDS encoding lysophospholipid acyltransferase family protein, translating into MLHYFLVLVLLGPWTAILVPLAILGKLINPQGTLSHRVGQIWSWGILKASLVKVEIKGLENIDHKAQYIFICNHTSAFDIPAVYWGIKNKQGMLAKKQLKYVPFFGWAMWAAGNFFIDRKSHRKAIAVMDQVAELLSVRKDHSLVIFAEGTRSLDGQLQRFKKGAFILSLDTGIPIVPLVINGAFKAKSKKGRRIVATTISLSILPPMDPADYSQELRQQYVNDAHNLFVEHYESPLN; encoded by the coding sequence ATGCTACATTACTTTTTAGTGCTGGTTTTGTTGGGGCCGTGGACTGCCATTCTGGTTCCTCTGGCGATCCTGGGAAAATTGATAAACCCTCAGGGAACACTATCCCATCGAGTAGGGCAAATCTGGAGTTGGGGCATTCTTAAAGCTTCTCTGGTAAAGGTGGAGATCAAGGGACTGGAGAACATTGATCATAAAGCCCAATATATCTTCATCTGCAACCATACGTCGGCTTTTGATATTCCAGCAGTTTATTGGGGCATCAAAAACAAACAGGGTATGCTGGCCAAGAAACAATTGAAATATGTCCCGTTCTTCGGTTGGGCCATGTGGGCAGCTGGTAATTTTTTTATTGATCGAAAAAGTCACAGAAAAGCTATAGCTGTGATGGATCAAGTGGCTGAGCTCCTGTCTGTAAGAAAAGATCATTCACTGGTAATATTTGCCGAAGGAACTCGCAGTTTGGATGGACAACTCCAACGGTTCAAAAAAGGTGCCTTCATCCTTTCTTTAGATACAGGGATCCCCATTGTGCCCCTGGTGATAAATGGAGCCTTCAAAGCCAAAAGTAAAAAAGGTCGGCGGATCGTTGCCACCACCATCAGTCTTTCCATACTACCTCCAATGGATCCTGCAGATTACAGCCAGGAACTCCGTCAACAATATGTAAATGATGCTCATAATCTATTTGTGGAGCACTATGAGTCTCCCCTTAATTAA
- a CDS encoding HU family DNA-binding protein, whose translation MTKADMVDIISSGTGLTKVETEAVLDAFLTTLAEAMVDGRRVEFRKFGSFGVKKRAPKQARNPGTGEAVNLPARYVPVFKPSRLLRERVNDSLMARE comes from the coding sequence ATGACCAAAGCTGATATGGTCGATATTATCTCAAGTGGAACAGGATTGACCAAAGTAGAAACGGAAGCAGTGCTTGACGCTTTCCTCACTACGTTGGCTGAAGCCATGGTAGATGGTCGTCGGGTAGAGTTCAGGAAATTTGGCAGTTTTGGGGTGAAGAAGCGGGCTCCTAAACAAGCCAGAAACCCTGGAACCGGTGAGGCTGTCAATCTTCCAGCTCGTTATGTACCTGTTTTCAAACCATCTCGTTTGTTGCGAGAGCGGGTCAACGACTCCTTA
- a CDS encoding glycosyltransferase family 4 protein, which produces MLSLQNNGYKVHLLCSNKGKDLVYESWNGSTIHRLLKPGKSNFINSTLQLPVFLNLLWLIRSISLINKYDIKVVHVHDLPLTPIALYLKYFQKVKIIYDMHENYPAALRVWKKTGLEYWLKHPEVFKYIEQVIIPRFDRLIAVVDENRHRILGEYNVPEEKIYVVSNYVNLNTFVADTPYPDVLFPVDVKVFLYTGGLDVHRGIDITIEAFQKLSKNHDDILLLVVGGGKSAAGKRTELELRSLVDADPLFSEKVIITGWIDIKYIPWLIKQSDFCLLPQGANDHTNTTIPHKIFQYMSFGKPVIAADATPVKRFLAESGGGVTFISDDSENYHEVLEMVLNMDYAKMSYFAREKTKESYTWAIAERELLALYASLH; this is translated from the coding sequence GTGCTAAGCCTACAAAATAATGGGTATAAAGTTCATTTATTGTGCAGTAATAAAGGGAAGGACTTGGTCTACGAATCGTGGAACGGCTCCACAATCCATCGCTTGCTCAAACCGGGTAAAAGCAATTTTATAAATAGTACACTCCAATTACCGGTTTTTCTGAATCTTCTATGGCTCATCCGTAGTATTTCATTGATTAATAAATATGATATTAAAGTAGTGCATGTACATGATCTGCCTCTGACACCAATTGCCCTATATTTAAAATACTTTCAGAAGGTAAAAATAATTTATGATATGCATGAAAACTATCCGGCGGCACTCCGGGTCTGGAAGAAGACAGGCCTCGAATACTGGCTGAAGCATCCCGAGGTTTTTAAATATATTGAACAAGTTATTATTCCTAGGTTTGATAGACTCATCGCTGTGGTTGATGAAAATCGTCATCGGATTCTGGGTGAGTATAATGTGCCTGAAGAGAAAATTTATGTTGTAAGCAATTATGTTAATTTGAACACCTTTGTTGCAGATACTCCATACCCGGATGTCCTGTTTCCTGTAGATGTAAAAGTATTCTTATATACTGGCGGGCTTGACGTTCACCGAGGTATAGACATCACGATAGAGGCTTTTCAAAAATTATCTAAGAATCATGATGATATCCTACTTTTAGTTGTTGGTGGAGGGAAATCCGCTGCAGGTAAACGGACTGAATTAGAATTGCGATCATTGGTTGATGCTGATCCTCTGTTTAGTGAGAAGGTGATTATAACTGGCTGGATAGATATAAAATATATTCCCTGGCTCATCAAACAGAGTGATTTTTGTCTGCTTCCGCAGGGGGCTAATGACCATACTAATACCACCATCCCGCATAAAATATTTCAATATATGAGTTTTGGAAAACCAGTAATTGCTGCAGATGCCACACCGGTGAAAAGGTTTCTAGCTGAATCAGGAGGCGGGGTCACTTTCATTTCGGACGATAGTGAGAACTACCACGAGGTGTTGGAAATGGTCCTGAACATGGATTACGCTAAAATGAGTTATTTTGCACGGGAAAAGACCAAGGAATCATATACCTGGGCTATCGCTGAGAGGGAGCTGCTGGCTCTATATGCCTCCCTCCACTAA
- the serS gene encoding serine--tRNA ligase yields MLDIQRIREDTEAVRQGILNKNVRIDFDVILKLDQLRRDVIGEGEVLKHERNVVSKKVAMRKKNKEDASDLIDRTREIGQRIKALDDQQKETEAELEKLLMQIPNLPHISTPIGKDAAENPVVREWGTRYEPGFSLKTHLELGDSLDLFDFQRGTKIAGPGFPLYTGKGARLERGLINFMLDFHIDKHGYTEVLPPVVSNQKAMTTTGQLPKFEDDMYKIPQDELYLIPTAEVPVTNIHQGEIIAEEALPIHYCAYSACFRREAGSYGKDTRGFLRLHQFNKVELVKFTVPDESYTELEKLRRDAEEILEALGLEYRVIELVTGDLSFAASKCYDLELWAPGEDRWLEVSSCSNFEDFQARRGAIRYKPEGGGKVQLLHTLNGSGVATPRLLVALLETYQQADGSVLLPEILAPYMGSAGLLLEVSSKK; encoded by the coding sequence ATGTTAGATATTCAGAGAATTAGAGAGGATACTGAGGCTGTACGGCAGGGCATCCTGAATAAAAACGTCAGGATTGATTTTGATGTGATCTTAAAACTGGATCAGCTCCGCCGGGATGTGATCGGTGAAGGTGAGGTCCTGAAGCATGAACGTAACGTGGTCTCAAAAAAGGTGGCCATGCGGAAAAAAAATAAAGAAGATGCCTCTGATCTAATTGATCGCACCCGTGAGATAGGCCAAAGAATCAAAGCTTTGGATGATCAACAAAAAGAGACTGAGGCTGAACTTGAAAAATTATTAATGCAAATTCCTAACCTACCCCATATCTCAACACCTATTGGTAAAGATGCTGCTGAAAATCCAGTTGTAAGGGAGTGGGGCACTCGCTATGAACCTGGTTTTTCCTTGAAGACCCATTTGGAGCTGGGCGATTCACTTGATTTGTTCGATTTCCAGCGGGGCACTAAAATTGCGGGTCCCGGGTTTCCACTTTATACGGGAAAAGGAGCCCGCTTAGAGCGCGGACTGATCAATTTCATGTTGGATTTCCATATTGATAAACATGGCTATACTGAGGTATTGCCTCCAGTGGTGAGCAATCAGAAGGCTATGACCACTACTGGTCAGTTGCCCAAGTTTGAAGATGATATGTATAAAATTCCCCAGGACGAACTGTATCTGATTCCCACTGCTGAAGTTCCGGTCACCAACATTCACCAGGGTGAGATTATCGCTGAGGAAGCATTGCCAATCCACTATTGCGCCTATTCAGCTTGTTTTCGAAGAGAGGCGGGCTCTTACGGAAAGGACACGCGTGGTTTTCTTCGATTGCATCAGTTCAACAAGGTTGAATTAGTGAAATTCACAGTACCAGATGAATCTTACACTGAGCTGGAGAAACTGAGACGGGATGCAGAAGAGATCCTGGAAGCTCTGGGGCTTGAATATCGTGTAATTGAGTTGGTCACGGGTGATCTCTCCTTCGCAGCTAGCAAATGTTATGATCTTGAACTATGGGCTCCTGGTGAAGATCGTTGGCTGGAAGTTTCCAGTTGCTCAAATTTTGAGGATTTTCAGGCACGGCGGGGTGCCATTCGATATAAGCCTGAAGGAGGGGGTAAAGTACAACTGCTCCACACCCTTAATGGATCTGGAGTAGCCACACCCCGTTTGCTGGTTGCACTGTTGGAAACCTATCAACAGGCGGATGGCAGTGTGCTGCTACCGGAGATCCTGGCTCCTTATATGGGGTCAGCGGGATTGCTTTTGGAAGTAAGCAGTAAGAAGTAA